A region from the Melanotaenia boesemani isolate fMelBoe1 chromosome 11, fMelBoe1.pri, whole genome shotgun sequence genome encodes:
- the nudt18 gene encoding 8-oxo-dGDP phosphatase NUDT18 has protein sequence MELTAEERQQVEEQVERLLSGQGSEVTRCDIGLDQSKPAALRKNNTYIVCAIIFNDKEEVLMVQEAKPDCYKQWYLPAGRMEVGESLEEALKREVKEEAGFDCEPITLLLIQEQGPQWIRFIFLAKITGGSLKSPSAADQESLQAAWWDRQSTLPLRGRDILRLIDCGLKYHRDPWHPVTLPVDLSCRHVVQRLVLAFVGAGEQIWILLIRAPVPHIPTAAALRTHAVTWGANMVVQEALPSSYYNYDVNTLGVFSLQHNGRQHGKTDGVCFNTLVVLVPDLVQRDEDGLKVECPVPGQPPPVENSRYVWLEVQRPALREKLLEISRNTSLLPIHSLY, from the exons ATGGAGCTTACAGCAGAGGAgaggcagcaggtggaggagcaggtggagcGGTTGCTCAGTGGCCAGGGGTCAGAAGTCACGAGGTGTGACATCGGTCTGGATCAGAGCAAGCCGGCGGCtctgaggaagaacaacacCTACATTGTCTGCGCCATCATCTTCAATGACAAG gaggaggtgctgatgGTGCAGGAGGCGAAGCCTGACTGTTATAAGCAGTGGTACCTTCCAGCAGGGAGGATGGAGGTGGGGGAGAGCCTGGAGGAGGCGCTGAAGAGGGAG GTGAAGGAGGAGGCAGGGTTTGACTGTGAGccaatcaccttgttgctgatCCAGGAACAGGGACCGCAGTGGATCCGCTTTATCTTCTTGGCCAAGATcacag gtgggagtttaaagagTCCATCAGCAGCAGATCAGGAGTCTCTTCAGGCTGCCTGGTGGGACAGACAGTCCACCCTCCCCCTCAGAGGACGAGACATCCTCCGTCTTATCGACTGTGGACTCAA GTACCATCGGGATCCCTGGCACCCTGTCACTTTGCCTGTAGACTTGAGCTGCCGTCACGTGGTTCAGAGGCTCGTCTTGGCCTTCGTTGGAGCCGGGGAGCAGATCTGGATCCTGCTGATCAGAG CCCCGGTGCCCCACATCcccacagcagcagctctgaggACCCATGCCGTCACCTGGGGGGCCAACATGGTGGTGCAGGAAGCCCTGCCGTCCTCCTACTACAACTACGACGTCAACACGCTGGGCGTCTTCAGCCTGCAGCACAACGGGCGGCAGCATGGCAAGACGGACGGCGTGTGCTTCAACACGCTGGTGGTGCTGGTACCCGACCTCGTCCAGCGCGACGAGGACGGACTGAAGGTGGAGTGTCCGGTGCCTGGGCAGCCTCCACCTGTGGAGAACTCCAGATACGTCTGGCTGGAGGTGCAGAGACCAGCGCTGAGAGAGAAACTGCTGGAAATAAGCAGAAACACGTCCCTGCTGCCGATCCACAGCCTGTACTGA